From a single Prionailurus bengalensis isolate Pbe53 chromosome A1, Fcat_Pben_1.1_paternal_pri, whole genome shotgun sequence genomic region:
- the LOC122477066 gene encoding uncharacterized protein LOC122477066, whose protein sequence is MYTEYTASNLTPKILLITFYFPTRGFNVLYSGKRSRSFKRRLQEMHFERQLRRLPGGCRAGGAGGAQLSPPRLREHHPPPAGSGVWKAAKSHSGNRSLTSDPGQDLACLTVRSGHASPTRHRPPVRDAGALGVMTAPLTLPECDMRERAPRWRLQARSARTSRARRSSAEGWFRRPHFRLARRAERACKPRAEEVELGRLGGPREARGARGWCRRGWYLQV, encoded by the exons ATGTACACGGAGTACACTGCATCCAATCTAACCCCGAAAATTCTGTTAATCACTTTCTATTTTCCTACCCGGGGCTTTAATGTATTGTACTCAGGAAAACGCAGCCGCTCCTTCAAGCGAAGGTTACAAGAGATG CACTTCGAGAGGCAACTGAGGCGACTACCTGGAGGGTGCAGGGCCGGGGGGGCGGGTGGTGCTCAGCTCAGCCCGCCCCGCCTACGGGAACACCATCCTCCTCCTGCGGGATCCGGGGTCTGGAAAGCCGCGAAAAGCCACTCGGGAAACCGCTCACTCACCTCTGACCCCGGCCAAGATCTCGCGTGCCTAACCGTCCGCAGCGGTCACGCCTCTCCCACCCGCCACCGCCCACCTGTGCGGGATGCCGGCGCGCTGGGCGTCATGACGGCGCCGCTGACTTTGCCGGAATGCGACATGCGGGAACGGGCCCCGCGCTGGAGGCTGCAGGCTCGCTCCGCACGTACCTCACGGGCGCGCCGCAGCTCAGCTGAAGGGTGGTTCCGGCGTCCGCACTTCCGACTGGCGCGCAGGGCGGAGCGAGCCTGCAAACCGCGGGCGGAAGAGGTGGAGCTGGGACGGCTCGGTGGCCCCCGGGAGGCTCGCGGAGCCAGGGGGTGGTGTCGCAGGGGTTGGTACCTACAAG TGTAA